CGCACCTGTAAATTAGCTATCGAGTCACTTTTTGCTGCGCCAGTTAGCTGCAGTGCCATCAAAAAGTCAGATGCAGTCCTGACACCTCGTGCCATGGCATTTGGGATATCTAGAACCGTTGGTTTTCCCGCCCCCATACATAAAGCGATATGGTCAAAACCAAGTTCTTTTGCATCGTCATAGGTGATATTGCTGCCAAAACGAATACCGCTATACATGCGGAAGGACTCGCGTCTTTCCAATAAAAGACGGATCACCTTAAGATAGTTTTTATCCCAACGAACCGTAATCCCATATTCGGCAACACCACCAAATCCACCTACCGTACGCGTATCAAGCGGTTCAAATAAGGTTTGCTGAACCTGTTTTATCGGTTCAAAAGGCACCCGCTCCCCATGAGGCGTAATACCTGATATTTCCACAGGAAGTGGCTCTATTTTAAGGCCGTCAATGGCCACAATCGTATGGCCGTCATTGAGCAAATGGTGCGCCAGGGTATATCCGGCAGGCCCAAGACCGGCGACTAATATTTTATATCCGGATTCAACACGCGGTAACGGACGATGAAGATTTAACGGATTCCATCGGGTCAACAGTGAATAAATTTCAAACCCCCACGGCAAGTGCAGTACATTTTCGAGGTTCTTGGTTTCGACTTGCGGAATATTAACCGGTTCTTGTTTTTGATAAATACATCCTTTCATGCAATCATTACAGATACGATGCCCTGTACCTGCACACATTGGATTATCCACTGTCACAATTGCTAATGCGCCAACCGCGTACCCTTGGGCACTCACGATATTCATTTCAGAAATTTTTTCTTCAAGCGGACAACCGGTCAAGGTTACTTTAGTGGGGCTTACTTTAAAGCTGCCATCCTTTTCTTTATAACCTTTTGAACAGGAATCTTTGCCCTGGTTATGGCAATAAATACAGTAATTAGCATCATCAAGTGCTTTCTTAAGTGAATATCCCGGGTCGGTCATTTTAAACCCTTCGCGATAGCGTAATTTCTCATCCTCCATCTTAAGGACGGTAACGCCATGTATCACTTCTGTTTCTACGGGCACCAAGTGATCAAAATCGAGTTTATGCGGACGTTTAAATAACACACCGTATTTATGCCGCTGCTTGCCTTCGTCCGAATCCAGCGCCCATAACGCATAATTGGCAAGGATACTTAATGCTTCGAGGTTTGCCTCTTCTTCTTCCATCTTGTTATTGACCGCTTGGGAATAACGCAACTCATTAATATCGCCGCCAATTAACTCTTCTACATCACGCGTTAAACGCTCACCGTCAATAACTGAAATATCTTTGCTGGTAGCCAATTTAGGGGCACGACGCTGTACAAATAAGCGCTTACACGTATAGATAGGCGCTAATTCATGATGCTGTTGCTGTAAGGCAATCACTTCTTTTTGGCACCCAAATAAGCTCCCGATAAAATCCTCAACATAAGGAGCTAGTTCAATGAGAAGATTTGATTCATCTTTAGCTTCTATTTCTCCCGGTAAAGCCCTTGCTTTAACGAAGCGATTAAAGAGATCAATGTTAGAACCTTTCAGCGCGTGTATAAAGGCCGCGTCAACACGCTCCAGTCCTTCGCGCCTGTAGAGATCGGCAAATGTCAGCCCAAAGGCTAAATGCAATTTTCCCATTGATCCTTCTCCCTTCTTAAATGCCACTGCCGGTAGTGGCTTTTGCATCCAAATCGGCGACACTTTCAACCAAATTTTTCTCAACATAATCAAGAAGCATTTTAACGCTTGTCAAGATGTCGCAATTTTCGGTATCGACAATCAAATCTGGATTATCGGGCTCTTCGTAAGGAGCTGAAATGCCTGTAAATTCTTTAATTTCACCTTTGCGTGCCTTTTGATAAAGGCCTTTAGGGTCGCGTTTTTCACAGGTTGCTACATCTGCTTTGATATAGATACTGTGGAAAGACGAAGGTGCTGCCGTACGCGCCCGATGACGATCCTGACGGTAAGGAGAAATAAATGCCGTAATGACAATCATCCCAGCATTGGCAAACAATGCGGCAACTTCACTGACACGCCGAATGTTTTCTGAACGGTCTTCAGGGGCAAATCCAAGGTCGGCACTTAAACCACCACGGATATTATCACCATCAAGCACGTACACATGATAGCCCTTGTTAAACAAATGCTGTTGCAATTCAAGTGCCAGGGTCGTTTTTCCTGAACCCGATAAGCCACTAAACCATAACACGCCACCCTTGTGGCCATTGCGCAGCGCGCGCTGTTCCGGTGTAATACGAATATCCACCGCGTGAATATTTTTGGATTTAATTTCCACATCGACACGTTGGTTGGTAAATCCATATAGATCAATAATACCACCACCGACCGGTCTAAACCCGCGCACTAACATAAAACGACCAGTATCAGCATTTTCGTTAAACGAATCCATTGCTGCCAGCCCTTTAATTCTAAAGATGACTTCGGCTACATCATTGCGTTCAACACGCTCTTTGACATGATGCCCAAGATCGGATGTATCAACTACGCGTTCAATTTCTTTCACTTCGACTTCATAACTAGACGTATTGATTTTTAATTTATAGCGCTCACCAATAACAAGAGGCTTATCATCCAACCAAAAAATCCTTGCTCTAAAAATATTTGTCAAAAAAGGCGCTTGCTGAACATGACTGATTACATGGCCACGTTCGACAAAAATCTGGTCTTCCAGTGTAATTCCAACGGACATGCCCGCAGATGCGTGCTCTACAGTTGGCAAATCACGGCTGCCATTCCAGCTCTCGATGGATTTGACCTTCACCATTTTATTGGTAGGAGAAAAAATGATATTATCACCGACGCGAATCGATCCACTTTCAATACGACCGGCAATGATGCGACGCTCGTCAAATTTATAAACGTCCTGAACCGGAAAGCGCAACGGCAATTCTGCAGAAGCAGGCTGTTTTTTAAAATGATCCAATGCTTCAATAACCGCAGGACCCGTGTACCATTTCATCTTATCCGATGTCTTGATGATATTATCGCCTTCACGAGCCGAGATTGGAATAATATAGGTAGGCACGACGCCAATATCTTTGAGATACTCACGATATTCCTGCTCAATTTGCCTGAACACATTTTCATCATATCCCACCAAATCCATTTTATTGACAGCAACAGCTATCTGGCGGACCCCCAACAAATGCAGCAAATAACCATGGCGCTTAGATTGTTCTTTAACACCTTCTTTGGCATCAATAATTAATAGGGCCGCCTCACTGTTCGCCGCACCAGAAATCATGTTTTTTAAGAATTCTTTATGGCCTGGAGCATCAATGATAACATAGTCACGCAACGGTGTTTTAAACCAGATTTGCGATGTATCGATGGTAATTCCCTGATCGCGTTCTGCTTGCAGTGCATCCATTAAGAATGACCACTCAAACGGCATACCACGCTTTTTGCATAACATTTGAATTTGCTCAAATTTGCCATCGGGCAAAGAATCCGTATCATGGAACAAACGGCCAATTAAGGTTGATTTACCATGATCCACGTGACCCACAATCACAATTTTCATTTGTTCGCGATGACATTGTGGCTCCTGGCCAAATTGTGCTGCAAGAACATCCATCATATTATTTCCTATCCTATCCACTATTATTGCTCAATTTATCTCTTATTGATATGGCCTACATATACCCATCAGCACGCAAACGCTCAAATGCCGACTCGTCTTCATCGGCGCCCATAGGCCTGCCTGAACGTTCTGACACTTTGGTTTCACGCAATTCCTGAATCACTTCTTCAATGGTTTGCGCTGCACTTGGCAATGGGAAGGTAATGCCTTTTTCACCGAGCGACCTGAAACGCATCATTTCGCCACCATACTCTTTGCCAAAGAATTCAAAATAAGGCCGTGCATAATAAAGTGGAACGACCGGGATTTTTTCGCGTTGAATATAAAGCCACACATCAAGCTCAGTCCAATGCAGCAATGGATGGATACGAATATGTGTGCCCGGTGCAAAATCCGTCATATACTGGCCCCAAAATTCAGGTGGCTGGTCTTTGACATCCCATTGGCCTTCGGTATCGCGTGGGCTAAAATAACGCTCTTTAGCGCGGGTTCCTTCCTCATCGCGACGAATGCCGGCAATCACACCATTAAAACCATGTTTTGCCAATACATTTTTAAACCGCCGGTTTTTCGTGCTGCTACACGTGCTGAATGCGGCAGGCTGGGATCGGTGGTTTCAATGGGTGGACAAATTTCGATAATTAAATCTAGGTTCCATTCTTTGGTGTACTTGGCACGATATTC
This window of the Alphaproteobacteria bacterium genome carries:
- the cysC gene encoding adenylyl-sulfate kinase, with the translated sequence MDVLAAQFGQEPQCHREQMKIVIVGHVDHGKSTLIGRLFHDTDSLPDGKFEQIQMLCKKRGMPFEWSFLMDALQAERDQGITIDTSQIWFKTPLRDYVIIDAPGHKEFLKNMISGAANSEAALLIIDAKEGVKEQSKRHGYLLHLLGVRQIAVAVNKMDLVGYDENVFRQIEQEYREYLKDIGVVPTYIIPISAREGDNIIKTSDKMKWYTGPAVIEALDHFKKQPASAELPLRFPVQDVYKFDERRIIAGRIESGSIRVGDNIIFSPTNKMVKVKSIESWNGSRDLPTVEHASAGMSVGITLEDQIFVERGHVISHVQQAPFLTNIFRARIFWLDDKPLVIGERYKLKINTSSYEVEVKEIERVVDTSDLGHHVKERVERNDVAEVIFRIKGLAAMDSFNENADTGRFMLVRGFRPVGGGIIDLYGFTNQRVDVEIKSKNIHAVDIRITPEQRALRNGHKGGVLWFSGLSGSGKTTLALELQQHLFNKGYHVYVLDGDNIRGGLSADLGFAPEDRSENIRRVSEVAALFANAGMIVITAFISPYRQDRHRARTAAPSSFHSIYIKADVATCEKRDPKGLYQKARKGEIKEFTGISAPYEEPDNPDLIVDTENCDILTSVKMLLDYVEKNLVESVADLDAKATTGSGI